One Nocardia iowensis DNA window includes the following coding sequences:
- a CDS encoding galactose oxidase-like domain-containing protein codes for MAGQFVPVPGWFAWENQDCGVAVADIDGDGATDVVVFMVDNPEGQNAGFYRLGSGLAADGSVLTWGPWLEVPEWFGWENQGAGVALADLSGNGQLDLVIFLVDNPPGQNQGYYRIGRDLAADGTVTGRWTPWLPVPDWYGWENQGADICLTVLDGQPVLVLLTVDNPPGQNSGQFRLAKGLAADGSVAEWTPWVAVPDWYGWENQGAGIAVADLDGDGRPELIVFAVDNPVEGNVGVYTIGWGLDGTGHAIDGWSVWAKVPDWGFTENQGAAAVLLPNAGAPPELVVFTIDALPGQNAGYLRVVELETDLAHAAHMGLWRILDFGTEINPVHAALLHTGDVLFFAGSGNDPDRHNAHEFRTRVWHYPNPGLVPVDTPIDLFCVGQAMLPDGRLLAAGGTERYDPFYGLPDALIFDPGTLSWNAVPDMAFGRWYPSLITMPDGNVVAVSGLGADNFLSVVPELFDTATQTWSQLPVPGPIPMYGHLVLLDDGRLFYTGGQYGGNNGVRPSIWDPFSGTMTEVPGLADPGSRNQAASVLLPPAQQQRVMILGGGGFDIHSPAPALAGTMIADLGAPGPTYQPAPPMDHARMHLSAVILPDRTVLATGGSGMEEMAHAAPPHAEIFDPATSTWMHTAKCRIARLYHSVALLTPDGKVVTAGSNPARKDEELRIEIYWPPYLFQQGRPDLALTTDTAPYGGTITATSAAPLREVHLVRPNACTHSCDNEQRLIDLEFTTTAPGSVTVTLPTNPALAPPGWYLVFAVDTRGVPSVGHWLRLG; via the coding sequence GTGGCAGGACAATTTGTTCCGGTCCCGGGGTGGTTTGCCTGGGAAAACCAGGATTGTGGGGTCGCCGTCGCGGATATCGACGGCGACGGCGCGACCGATGTCGTGGTGTTCATGGTGGACAACCCGGAGGGCCAGAACGCGGGTTTCTACCGGCTCGGCTCCGGCCTGGCCGCCGATGGTTCGGTGCTCACGTGGGGGCCATGGCTAGAGGTTCCGGAATGGTTCGGCTGGGAGAACCAGGGCGCGGGCGTCGCGCTCGCCGACCTCAGCGGCAACGGACAGCTGGACCTGGTGATCTTCCTGGTCGACAATCCGCCCGGCCAGAACCAGGGCTACTACCGGATCGGGCGCGACCTCGCCGCCGACGGCACGGTGACCGGCCGCTGGACGCCGTGGCTACCGGTGCCGGACTGGTACGGCTGGGAGAACCAGGGCGCCGACATCTGCCTCACCGTGCTCGACGGGCAACCGGTGCTGGTCCTGCTCACCGTGGACAACCCGCCCGGCCAGAACAGCGGCCAATTCCGGCTGGCGAAGGGGCTGGCGGCGGACGGGTCGGTGGCCGAGTGGACGCCGTGGGTGGCGGTGCCCGACTGGTACGGCTGGGAGAACCAGGGTGCGGGCATCGCCGTCGCGGATCTGGACGGTGACGGACGCCCTGAGCTGATCGTGTTCGCCGTGGACAATCCGGTCGAGGGAAACGTCGGGGTGTACACCATCGGCTGGGGATTGGACGGCACCGGTCACGCGATCGACGGCTGGAGCGTCTGGGCCAAGGTGCCCGATTGGGGTTTCACCGAAAACCAAGGTGCGGCAGCGGTTCTGCTGCCGAACGCGGGTGCGCCGCCGGAGTTGGTGGTGTTCACCATCGACGCGCTCCCCGGGCAGAATGCGGGCTACCTGCGGGTGGTCGAACTGGAGACCGATCTGGCGCATGCCGCGCACATGGGGCTGTGGCGCATCCTGGATTTCGGCACCGAGATCAACCCGGTGCACGCCGCCCTGCTGCACACCGGCGACGTGCTGTTCTTCGCGGGCTCGGGCAACGACCCCGATCGTCATAACGCACACGAATTCCGTACGCGCGTCTGGCATTACCCGAATCCCGGGCTGGTCCCGGTGGATACGCCGATCGACCTGTTCTGTGTCGGGCAGGCCATGCTGCCGGACGGGCGGCTGCTCGCCGCGGGCGGCACCGAACGCTACGACCCGTTCTACGGGCTACCCGACGCGCTGATCTTCGACCCCGGCACACTGTCCTGGAATGCCGTGCCGGACATGGCTTTCGGCCGCTGGTATCCCTCGCTCATCACCATGCCGGACGGCAATGTTGTCGCGGTGTCCGGTTTGGGCGCCGACAACTTCCTTTCGGTGGTTCCCGAGCTCTTCGATACCGCGACCCAGACCTGGTCGCAACTGCCGGTTCCCGGCCCGATTCCGATGTACGGCCACCTGGTCCTGCTCGACGACGGCCGTCTCTTCTACACCGGCGGCCAATACGGCGGGAACAACGGTGTGCGGCCGTCCATCTGGGATCCGTTCTCCGGCACGATGACCGAAGTCCCCGGCCTCGCCGACCCCGGCTCGCGCAACCAGGCCGCCAGCGTGCTGTTGCCCCCGGCACAGCAGCAGCGGGTGATGATCCTCGGTGGCGGCGGGTTCGATATCCACAGTCCCGCACCGGCGCTGGCGGGCACCATGATCGCCGACCTCGGCGCGCCCGGTCCCACTTATCAGCCGGCACCGCCGATGGACCACGCCAGAATGCACTTGAGCGCGGTCATCCTGCCGGACCGGACCGTGCTCGCCACGGGCGGTTCCGGCATGGAGGAGATGGCGCACGCCGCACCGCCACACGCCGAGATCTTCGACCCGGCAACGAGCACCTGGATGCACACCGCGAAGTGCCGCATCGCACGGCTGTATCACTCGGTCGCACTGCTCACGCCGGACGGCAAGGTGGTCACCGCGGGCTCCAACCCGGCCCGCAAGGACGAGGAGCTGCGGATCGAAATCTATTGGCCGCCCTACCTTTTCCAGCAGGGACGGCCCGATCTAGCGCTGACCACCGATACCGCACCCTATGGCGGCACCATCACCGCGACCAGCGCCGCCCCGCTGCGTGAGGTACACCTCGTGCGCCCCAACGCGTGCACCCACTCCTGCGACAACGAGCAACGCCTGATCGATCTCGAATTCACCACTACCGCACCGGGCTCGGTGACCGTGACGCTGCCGACCAACCCGGCCCTCGCCCCACCCGGCTGGTACCTGGTCTTCGCCGTCGACACCCGCGGCGTGCCCTCGGTCGGCCACTGGCTGCGGCTCGGCTGA
- a CDS encoding aminotransferase class I/II-fold pyridoxal phosphate-dependent enzyme: MDHSKAPLVDALAEYHQLGRYGFTPPGHRQGRGTDQRVLDVLGEDAFRSDVLASGGLDDRLSHGGYLKDAEELMADAVGADMAFFSTCGSSLSVKAAMMSVADGSKGGLLVARDSHKSIIAGLIFSGVQPHWIPPRWDVERHFSHPPSPDQVRKAWEEHPDAAGALIVSPSPYGTCADLAGIAEVCHERGKPLIVDEAWGAHLPFHPELPTWAMDVGADVCVVSVHKMGAGFEQGSVFHHQGDLIDAKHLSSCADLLMTTSPNVLLYSAIDGWRRQMVEQGHELLGNALRLAERARTDLAAIPDIEVMEDTLLGVEASHDLDRMQVLMDVSATGASGFQVADWLRENRRIDMGLSDHRRILATLSFADDKATIDALVDALAAWRDQHEGHTAPEFRPPAPAELQLETVMLPRDAFFGAIDTVPFAESAGRIAAEQVTPYPPGIPVILPGELIDDAVIEYLRSGIDGGMNVPDPADSELKTIRVVAR; this comes from the coding sequence GTGGATCACTCGAAGGCACCGCTTGTAGACGCTCTGGCCGAGTACCACCAGCTCGGCCGCTATGGCTTCACCCCGCCGGGGCACCGGCAGGGGCGAGGCACCGACCAGCGCGTTCTCGACGTACTAGGCGAGGACGCGTTCCGCTCCGATGTGCTGGCCAGTGGTGGGCTGGACGATCGACTCTCGCACGGCGGCTATCTGAAGGATGCTGAGGAGTTGATGGCCGACGCGGTCGGTGCCGACATGGCGTTCTTCTCCACCTGCGGCAGCTCACTGTCGGTGAAGGCCGCGATGATGTCGGTCGCCGACGGGAGCAAGGGTGGCTTGCTCGTCGCCAGGGACAGCCACAAATCGATCATCGCGGGACTGATTTTTTCCGGCGTGCAGCCGCACTGGATACCTCCGCGCTGGGATGTCGAGCGGCACTTCTCGCACCCGCCGTCGCCGGACCAGGTGCGCAAGGCGTGGGAGGAGCATCCGGACGCGGCGGGCGCGTTGATCGTGAGCCCCAGCCCGTACGGCACCTGCGCGGACCTAGCTGGCATTGCCGAGGTGTGCCATGAGCGTGGCAAGCCACTGATCGTCGACGAAGCGTGGGGCGCGCACCTGCCGTTCCATCCCGAATTGCCGACCTGGGCGATGGATGTCGGCGCCGACGTCTGCGTGGTCAGCGTGCACAAGATGGGCGCGGGCTTCGAGCAGGGCTCGGTCTTCCATCATCAGGGCGACCTGATCGACGCGAAACATCTCAGCTCCTGCGCCGACCTGCTGATGACGACGAGCCCGAATGTGCTGCTGTACTCCGCCATCGACGGCTGGCGCAGGCAGATGGTCGAGCAGGGACACGAATTGCTCGGCAACGCACTGCGTCTCGCCGAGCGTGCCAGGACCGATCTTGCCGCGATACCCGATATCGAGGTGATGGAGGACACGCTGCTCGGTGTCGAAGCATCGCACGACCTGGACCGAATGCAAGTACTGATGGACGTATCCGCCACCGGCGCAAGCGGTTTCCAGGTCGCGGACTGGCTGCGGGAAAACCGGCGCATCGATATGGGGCTGTCCGATCACCGCCGGATCCTTGCGACCTTGTCTTTCGCCGACGACAAGGCCACGATCGACGCACTGGTCGATGCGCTCGCCGCGTGGCGGGACCAGCACGAGGGGCACACGGCTCCCGAATTTCGGCCGCCCGCCCCCGCGGAGTTGCAGCTGGAGACCGTGATGCTGCCGAGGGACGCCTTCTTCGGGGCGATCGACACGGTGCCCTTCGCCGAGTCCGCCGGTCGGATCGCCGCCGAACAGGTCACCCCGTACCCGCCCGGGATACCGGTGATCCTGCCCGGCGAGCTGATCGACGACGCGGTGATCGAGTACCTGCGCTCGGGCATCGACGGCGGGATGAACGTCCCTGATCCGGCGGATTCCGAATTGAAGACCATCCGCGTCGTCGCTCGCTGA
- a CDS encoding DJ-1/PfpI family protein has protein sequence MEGDFDARTVVLFDGFDPMDVIAPYEVLGAGGLVTGGLLEVELVAAEGAREVPSGVPPVSLRATGALDPQRADMIIVPGAMGRMPTSSDDYGDDSVLTVLARTLDTGLPALLKEAMDRPGLTMVSVCGGSLVLALAGLLTGRPTTTHPLGMDALAATGALAVDARVVDDGDLICGAGVTSGLDVGLYLLERELGPRIAHAVEKLLAYERRGTVWQNTGSTPIPV, from the coding sequence ATAGAAGGAGATTTCGATGCTCGCACAGTCGTGCTGTTCGACGGGTTCGATCCGATGGATGTGATCGCACCGTATGAGGTGCTCGGCGCAGGTGGCCTGGTTACCGGCGGATTGCTCGAGGTCGAACTGGTCGCCGCGGAGGGCGCGCGGGAAGTGCCGAGCGGGGTGCCTCCGGTATCGCTGCGGGCCACCGGGGCGCTGGACCCGCAGCGCGCGGACATGATCATCGTGCCCGGCGCGATGGGACGCATGCCGACCAGCTCGGACGACTACGGGGACGACAGCGTCCTGACCGTGCTCGCCCGCACGCTGGATACCGGCCTGCCCGCACTGCTGAAGGAAGCGATGGACCGACCGGGGCTGACCATGGTCAGCGTCTGCGGCGGCTCGCTGGTACTGGCGCTGGCCGGTTTGCTCACCGGCCGCCCCACGACGACCCATCCGTTGGGCATGGATGCGCTCGCGGCCACGGGCGCGCTCGCGGTGGATGCCAGGGTTGTCGACGACGGCGACCTGATCTGCGGTGCCGGAGTCACCTCCGGTCTGGACGTCGGGCTGTATCTGCTGGAACGCGAACTGGGGCCACGCATCGCGCACGCCGTCGAGAAGCTGCTCGCCTACGAACGCCGCGGAACCGTCTGGCAGAACACAGGTTCCACGCCTATACCGGTCTGA
- a CDS encoding alpha/beta fold hydrolase, which yields MRVIRGWKGAVTVATVTASVALGLQAAPAVAETPGMLISVEPQADGWHGMSGGSVVSYWMAGSDGTPRQASGAMFVPAGTPPPGGWPIIAFDHGTTGLGRGCGGKSDPSTAPDTHWHAEEDGIMRHLVSQGFAVVAPDYLGLGLFDTGPHPYLELKTEATATLDLVRAARSARPELSRTWAVLGPSQGGQAALGTGHLQASYAPELDFRGTVAIDPESDVEKVLPIAGPSIPTVPDTAETLGFVSMIFAGLRTARPDIDFDQYLSPVGRTLLDDIGTMCKPEIEARVAGLGIGELLSKPLSDNRVRAAYESYLTVPTSGYDAPILLLLNVTDTTVPSPLHAALAAQFAANGVDFQTVAGTGTHTQLNPQMWSAVDAFLGRIKATPAQG from the coding sequence ATGCGCGTTATTCGTGGTTGGAAAGGTGCGGTGACCGTGGCCACGGTCACCGCGAGCGTCGCGCTCGGGCTGCAGGCCGCTCCCGCGGTGGCCGAAACTCCGGGGATGCTGATCTCGGTGGAGCCGCAGGCCGACGGATGGCATGGCATGTCCGGCGGGTCGGTGGTCAGCTACTGGATGGCGGGGTCGGACGGGACGCCGCGGCAAGCCAGCGGGGCGATGTTCGTCCCGGCGGGCACGCCGCCGCCCGGCGGCTGGCCGATCATCGCTTTCGATCACGGGACGACCGGACTCGGCCGTGGGTGTGGCGGCAAATCCGATCCCAGCACCGCGCCGGACACGCATTGGCATGCCGAGGAAGACGGCATCATGCGGCATCTGGTCTCGCAGGGCTTCGCCGTGGTGGCTCCCGACTATCTCGGACTCGGGCTTTTCGATACCGGGCCGCACCCTTACCTGGAGCTGAAGACCGAGGCGACCGCCACCCTCGACCTGGTGCGCGCCGCTCGCTCCGCGCGACCGGAGCTGTCGCGGACCTGGGCTGTGCTCGGCCCCTCGCAGGGCGGGCAGGCGGCGCTGGGCACCGGTCACCTGCAGGCCAGCTATGCCCCTGAGCTCGACTTCCGCGGCACCGTGGCGATCGACCCGGAGTCGGACGTCGAAAAGGTGCTTCCCATTGCGGGGCCAAGCATTCCGACCGTGCCCGATACGGCGGAAACGCTCGGCTTCGTGTCGATGATCTTCGCCGGACTGCGCACGGCGCGTCCCGATATCGATTTCGACCAGTATCTGAGCCCGGTGGGGCGGACGTTGCTCGACGATATCGGCACCATGTGCAAGCCGGAGATCGAAGCTCGGGTGGCCGGTCTCGGCATCGGCGAGCTGCTGTCGAAGCCGCTGTCCGACAACCGCGTTCGCGCGGCATACGAGTCCTACCTGACCGTGCCGACCAGCGGCTACGACGCACCGATCCTGTTGCTGCTCAACGTCACCGACACGACGGTCCCGTCGCCGCTGCACGCGGCCCTGGCCGCGCAGTTCGCCGCCAACGGTGTCGACTTCCAGACCGTCGCGGGCACCGGTACGCACACCCAGCTCAATCCCCAGATGTGGTCCGCCGTCGACGCATTCCTGGGACGCATCAAGGCAACTCCGGCCCAGGGGTAG
- a CDS encoding LysR family transcriptional regulator, which yields MDFTDVSLTALRVFRAVAEQGTFTAAANSLGYTQSAVSRQIASLERLAGAELLERRRDGVRVTAAGHLVLRRATAVLDQIDVTARELSGLPAQVATVRVGWFPSAGGVLLPKAIAALRQNHPEVTVVSREGSTPALVRALRAGSLDLALLGSTPPFRPPDTESPALILRTLTERSLYLAVPAAHPLARGDYIDVADLRGRRWIAGPTTNDDTLMGVWPGLDERPDIAHTARDWLAKLQLVAAGCGLTTIPAILAAAAPPGVRVLPVRGGPQEQRRLLLAHLPSALSDAAACLADALRAAAIALDVPR from the coding sequence ATGGACTTCACCGATGTCTCGCTCACGGCACTGCGGGTCTTCCGTGCGGTGGCCGAGCAGGGCACCTTCACCGCCGCGGCGAACTCACTGGGCTACACCCAGTCCGCCGTCTCACGGCAGATCGCGTCGCTCGAACGGCTGGCAGGCGCGGAACTGCTGGAACGTCGCCGCGACGGCGTAAGGGTCACGGCGGCAGGGCATCTCGTGCTGCGGCGGGCCACCGCCGTACTCGACCAGATCGACGTGACGGCACGCGAGTTGTCCGGACTGCCCGCACAGGTCGCGACGGTACGAGTGGGCTGGTTCCCGAGCGCGGGCGGCGTCCTGCTGCCGAAGGCCATCGCGGCGCTGCGCCAGAACCATCCCGAAGTCACCGTCGTCAGCCGGGAAGGCAGCACACCCGCATTGGTTCGGGCCCTCCGCGCGGGCAGCCTCGACCTGGCACTACTCGGTTCCACACCGCCGTTCCGACCGCCGGACACCGAGTCGCCCGCACTTATTCTGCGCACCCTCACCGAGCGCAGCCTGTATCTGGCCGTGCCTGCCGCCCATCCGCTCGCTCGCGGCGACTACATCGACGTCGCGGATCTGCGCGGTCGGCGCTGGATCGCTGGGCCCACCACCAACGACGACACGCTGATGGGCGTCTGGCCCGGCCTGGACGAGCGGCCCGACATCGCCCATACCGCTCGCGACTGGCTGGCCAAGCTCCAATTGGTCGCCGCGGGTTGCGGATTGACCACTATCCCCGCCATCCTTGCCGCCGCGGCACCGCCCGGGGTGCGAGTCCTGCCGGTCCGCGGCGGTCCGCAGGAGCAACGACGACTCCTGCTCGCCCATCTGCCGTCCGCGCTGTCCGACGCGGCAGCCTGTCTAGCCGACGCACTCCGGGCAGCTGCGATAGCGCTGGACGTTCCCCGGTAA
- a CDS encoding SDR family NAD(P)-dependent oxidoreductase yields the protein MNVARIALVTGANQGLGRALAEGLAARMDPADLVLLTGRNAERVAAAAAEVAEAPDTRSQVRGRVLNVADTGSIVALAAELRESHGGVDIVLSNAITRLTPDRPQSEQADEFIDVSNIATHTILRAFGPILRPGGRLIVVASTLGALGHLPERLRPLFDGATLDQVEYAVESWRSAIHSETTTEAGWPRWLNVPSKVAQVAAVRAVAAERRDRDSVTGTLVAAVCPGMVDTATSRPWFSDFRHAQTPAAAARAVLDLVLTRVSIRGCMANWSASARLCHGIPARRRSSRIGCSLHELGCGACLLPMRCGGFRLAEGGGEFGEVVGDRFEGDQTAARSGEFGCGGQQLVVAAPHHRFVAEGSGGSGGEAGAEFEQ from the coding sequence ATGAACGTGGCACGCATTGCCCTGGTGACCGGGGCGAATCAAGGTTTGGGCCGAGCGCTGGCCGAGGGGCTCGCCGCCCGAATGGACCCCGCCGATCTGGTGTTGCTCACCGGTCGCAATGCCGAGCGAGTCGCCGCCGCGGCGGCCGAGGTCGCCGAGGCCCCGGACACGCGCAGTCAGGTGCGGGGGCGCGTGCTGAATGTCGCCGATACCGGCAGCATCGTCGCACTCGCCGCCGAACTGCGGGAAAGCCATGGCGGAGTGGACATTGTGCTCTCCAACGCCATTACCCGGCTCACCCCGGATCGCCCCCAATCCGAGCAGGCCGACGAATTCATCGACGTCTCAAACATCGCCACCCATACGATCCTGCGCGCCTTCGGTCCGATCCTGCGTCCCGGCGGGCGACTGATCGTCGTGGCCAGCACGCTGGGCGCGCTCGGCCATCTACCGGAGCGGCTGCGTCCGCTGTTCGACGGCGCCACCCTCGACCAGGTCGAGTACGCCGTCGAATCCTGGCGCAGCGCAATCCATTCGGAGACGACAACGGAGGCGGGCTGGCCGCGCTGGCTGAACGTGCCCTCGAAGGTGGCCCAGGTCGCCGCGGTGCGCGCGGTGGCGGCCGAGCGCCGCGACCGTGACTCGGTTACCGGCACCCTGGTCGCCGCGGTCTGCCCCGGCATGGTCGACACCGCGACCTCCCGCCCATGGTTCAGCGACTTCCGCCATGCCCAGACTCCGGCCGCGGCGGCGCGGGCCGTGCTCGACCTGGTGCTGACCCGGGTGTCGATCCGAGGCTGTATGGCGAACTGGTCCGCTTCGGCAAGGTTGTGCCATGGCATTCCGGCACGCCGCCGGTCGAGCAGGATCGGCTGCTCACTTCATGAATTGGGCTGTGGTGCCTGCTTGTTGCCGATGCGCTGTGGCGGCTTCCGGCTTGCCGAGGGCGGTGGCGAGTTCGGCGAGGTAGTGGGCGACCGGTTCGAGGGTGACCAGACCGCTGCCCGCTCCGGCGAGTTCGGTTGCGGCGGGCAGCAATTGGTCGTAGCAGCGCCGCATCATCGGTTCGTCGCCGAGGGCTCGGGCGGCTCGGGCGGTGAGGCAGGTGCGGAGTTCGAGCAGTAG